In Paenibacillus kyungheensis, the following are encoded in one genomic region:
- a CDS encoding PucR family transcriptional regulator, whose protein sequence is MDSNRMFTIEDAMTRPLFAQAEVIGGSRGISNSVRWVHILESSNFESLIHGEEMILTTGIQFHSQLTTALEFMDNLIQKKAACLCIELGDFFQTIPVEMIELADRYDFPLIIFKETVRFVDITLDLHSLIINHHHRMLQKLERISREFNRLTLTSQGTHKVLQLLHQSTHHQVVYLQLQGKPSFFPALSPDKQRPLLQFFAEFNESMDGVQHDTAPYFREYEQQSIVLKPVGALDQTWAYIMLICPHKPQEYECLLLDSASLSIAQELLRTRYMEERKLFSENLWVEELIYGRIEDENRLKSLIGPDFNMMNELPYRVCLIEIENPQDVKWNSSENEWESITFHLSLVLRSIFEKYLFHPLITLKNNRLTVIALDRQAKMPAKPRLQQALQSLQQIHSDDKLKHLKLIIGVSKAGHHLKNASASYQEAVQALSLYNCSESTLLFYEELGVFQLLLSLNDGKTLQTFIRNYLGPLIDHDQTKGSELLLTLRVYLDHDGSKQIAAQKLFIVRQSLYYRLDKITELLGEDYMSPENRISIQVALRAYQFLYPEKMSLPNAHSSHV, encoded by the coding sequence ATGGATAGTAACCGTATGTTTACAATCGAAGATGCGATGACAAGACCTTTATTTGCTCAAGCAGAAGTGATCGGTGGAAGTCGAGGAATTTCCAATTCTGTTCGCTGGGTGCATATTCTGGAAAGTTCCAATTTTGAAAGTTTAATTCATGGCGAAGAAATGATTTTGACAACAGGGATACAATTCCATAGTCAACTGACAACAGCGCTTGAATTTATGGACAATTTAATTCAGAAAAAAGCAGCCTGTCTTTGTATTGAATTAGGCGACTTTTTTCAAACGATTCCGGTTGAAATGATTGAGCTTGCTGATCGGTACGATTTTCCATTGATCATTTTTAAAGAAACGGTACGCTTTGTAGATATTACATTGGATCTCCATTCCTTAATTATTAATCATCATCACCGGATGCTTCAAAAGTTAGAACGTATTTCGCGTGAATTCAATCGACTAACATTAACTTCGCAAGGTACTCATAAAGTGTTACAACTACTTCATCAAAGCACCCATCATCAAGTAGTTTATTTACAGTTGCAAGGCAAACCTTCTTTTTTTCCAGCATTGTCTCCTGATAAACAACGCCCGTTATTACAATTTTTCGCAGAGTTTAATGAAAGTATGGATGGTGTACAGCATGATACTGCGCCCTATTTTCGCGAATATGAACAGCAAAGTATTGTATTAAAACCTGTAGGTGCTTTGGATCAGACATGGGCATATATTATGTTGATCTGTCCGCACAAACCGCAAGAATATGAGTGTTTATTGCTAGATTCAGCTTCTCTTTCAATCGCTCAAGAATTGTTGCGTACCCGTTATATGGAAGAACGCAAATTATTTTCGGAAAATTTATGGGTCGAGGAATTGATCTACGGACGTATCGAAGACGAGAATCGACTCAAAAGTCTGATCGGGCCTGATTTTAATATGATGAACGAATTGCCTTATCGTGTCTGTCTGATCGAGATCGAAAATCCTCAAGATGTAAAATGGAACAGTTCAGAAAATGAGTGGGAATCGATCACATTCCATCTTTCGCTGGTATTGCGTTCAATTTTTGAAAAGTATCTGTTCCATCCGTTAATCACGCTCAAAAATAATCGCCTGACAGTTATAGCGCTGGATAGACAAGCCAAAATGCCTGCGAAGCCAAGACTTCAACAGGCATTACAATCGCTCCAACAGATTCATTCCGATGATAAGCTCAAGCATTTGAAATTAATTATCGGTGTTAGTAAAGCAGGGCATCATTTGAAAAATGCTTCAGCCAGTTATCAGGAAGCAGTACAGGCATTGTCCCTTTATAATTGCTCTGAGAGTACGTTGCTATTTTATGAAGAATTAGGTGTTTTTCAATTACTGCTTAGTCTTAACGATGGCAAAACACTACAGACATTTATTCGCAACTATCTAGGGCCTTTAATCGATCACGATCAGACCAAAGGCAGTGAGTTACTGCTTACACTACGAGTGTATCTTGATCATGACGGTTCCAAACAGATTGCTGCTCAGAAATTATTTATTGTTCGTCAATCGTTATACTATCGGTTGGACAAAATTACAGAATTGTTAGGTGAAGATTATATGTCACCTGAAAATCGCATATCGATTCAAGTAGCTTTGCGTGCGTATCAATTTCTGTATCCTGAAAAAATGTCGTTACCTAATGCTCACTCATCACATGTTTGA
- a CDS encoding aspartate aminotransferase family protein gives MLELGTDYESAIKKDQQYLWHNITPYNEAAPPMIAATGSGSWVTDTNGQRYMDGMSGLWCVNVGYGRKELAEAAYEQLLQLPYFPLTQSHMPAIALAEKLNSWLGDDYVIFFSNSGSEANEAAFKIARQYQQQIGQHYRHKFISRYRGYHGSSMGALAATGQAQRKYKYEPLSGGFLHVAPPDSYRRPAGQTIEEFNLQCAQAIEDMIIWEGVETIAAVIMEPVITGGGIIIPHQVYMDRVQEICRTHGVLLIMDEVICGFGRSGQKFGHHNFGVKPDIVTMAKGLTSGYLPLSATAVRKDIYEAFKDKTDDYGHFRHVNTFGGNPAACALALRNLEVIEQENLIERARLLGQRLNTAMMEIVDHPLIGDIRSFGLVTGVELVEDKTSKKPASLDIVKSIIAGCKGKGLIIGKNGDTVAGYNNVLTFAPPLSSTDEDLEFLIATFKHVMSEH, from the coding sequence ATGCTCGAATTAGGAACAGACTACGAATCAGCTATTAAAAAAGATCAACAATATCTGTGGCATAATATTACTCCTTATAATGAAGCCGCTCCACCGATGATTGCGGCTACAGGTAGTGGATCATGGGTGACCGATACTAATGGTCAACGTTATATGGATGGCATGTCTGGGCTATGGTGTGTGAATGTTGGATACGGACGCAAAGAATTAGCAGAAGCCGCTTATGAACAATTGTTACAACTTCCTTATTTCCCATTAACACAAAGTCATATGCCTGCGATTGCTTTAGCGGAAAAGTTAAATAGCTGGCTTGGTGATGATTATGTGATCTTCTTTTCAAATAGTGGTTCTGAAGCGAATGAAGCCGCCTTCAAAATTGCCCGTCAATATCAACAACAGATTGGTCAACATTATCGGCACAAATTTATATCACGTTATCGCGGGTATCATGGAAGTTCTATGGGGGCACTTGCGGCTACAGGACAAGCTCAGCGCAAGTATAAATATGAACCGTTGAGCGGTGGATTTCTTCATGTGGCTCCACCGGATAGTTATCGCCGTCCAGCAGGGCAAACGATCGAAGAATTCAATCTACAGTGTGCCCAAGCGATCGAAGATATGATCATCTGGGAAGGTGTCGAGACGATTGCAGCTGTTATTATGGAACCTGTGATTACAGGTGGCGGTATTATTATTCCTCATCAAGTATATATGGATCGTGTACAAGAAATCTGTCGCACTCATGGTGTATTGCTGATTATGGATGAAGTAATCTGTGGATTTGGACGTTCTGGTCAAAAGTTCGGTCATCATAATTTTGGAGTGAAACCTGATATTGTGACGATGGCTAAAGGATTAACGAGTGGTTATCTTCCTCTCTCTGCTACTGCTGTACGCAAAGATATCTATGAAGCATTCAAAGATAAAACCGATGATTATGGACATTTCCGCCATGTGAATACATTTGGTGGTAATCCAGCGGCATGCGCCTTAGCACTACGTAATCTAGAAGTGATCGAACAAGAAAATCTAATTGAACGTGCTCGTCTGTTAGGGCAACGTCTCAATACAGCTATGATGGAGATTGTCGATCATCCTCTGATTGGTGATATTCGTAGCTTCGGTCTGGTGACAGGTGTAGAACTGGTCGAAGATAAAACCAGCAAAAAACCAGCTTCCCTGGATATCGTAAAATCCATTATTGCCGGTTGTAAAGGTAAAGGATTGATTATCGGCAAAAATGGCGATACGGTCGCTGGCTACAATAATGTACTTACATTTGCACCTCCACTATCTTCAACCGACGAAGACTTGGAGTTCTTGATTGCTACGTTCAAACATGTGATGAGTGAGCATTAG
- a CDS encoding ABC transporter substrate-binding protein, with protein sequence MKIKPQKIQASLVIMLVIVITVLAGCGGMKSTSTDAGATASTGETTSTEPVTVKLQLKWVPQAQFAGYFVAKDKGYYEQEGLNVEILPGGPDIVPEQQVAGGSADIGVDWVGSLLTSQEQEMPLIQIAQIFQKSGLVLVSKKTAGINTPADLKGKKVGNWMGGNEFELLALFDKYGLDPNKDVSFTKQGFTMDQFLGGELDAASAMTYNEYQILLESGLKDSDLNVIDMNNEGVAMLEDNLFANKEWLDANKETAAKFVRASLKGWKDAIADPEAAVDSVMKQAESGSTTKEHQLKMMQEVAKLIQPQGMDEAKMGYTDEKMFQQTADIALKFGVIKEAANVQEAYTNEIVDMANKTQ encoded by the coding sequence ATGAAAATAAAACCACAAAAAATTCAAGCAAGTCTTGTGATTATGTTGGTGATTGTGATCACTGTACTGGCTGGATGCGGTGGAATGAAAAGTACTTCAACAGATGCTGGTGCAACGGCAAGTACAGGAGAAACGACTTCCACTGAACCTGTAACAGTGAAATTACAGTTAAAATGGGTGCCACAAGCACAATTTGCCGGTTATTTTGTTGCAAAAGACAAAGGCTACTATGAGCAAGAAGGTCTGAATGTTGAAATTCTTCCAGGTGGACCGGATATTGTTCCTGAACAACAAGTTGCCGGAGGCTCCGCAGATATCGGAGTAGATTGGGTAGGCAGTCTGCTGACCAGTCAGGAACAAGAAATGCCACTTATCCAAATTGCTCAGATTTTCCAAAAGAGTGGTCTGGTGCTTGTATCTAAAAAAACTGCTGGCATTAACACTCCTGCTGATCTAAAAGGTAAAAAAGTAGGCAACTGGATGGGTGGAAATGAATTTGAATTATTAGCTTTATTCGATAAATATGGACTTGATCCGAATAAAGATGTGAGCTTTACGAAACAAGGATTTACAATGGATCAATTTCTAGGCGGTGAACTGGATGCCGCTTCTGCTATGACTTATAACGAGTATCAAATCTTGTTGGAGTCCGGTCTCAAAGATAGTGATCTCAATGTGATTGATATGAACAATGAAGGTGTGGCGATGTTGGAAGATAACCTTTTTGCCAATAAAGAGTGGTTAGATGCTAACAAAGAAACAGCCGCCAAATTTGTTCGTGCTTCGCTAAAAGGCTGGAAAGATGCTATCGCCGATCCTGAAGCCGCTGTCGATAGTGTGATGAAGCAAGCCGAGTCAGGCAGTACTACCAAAGAGCATCAACTTAAAATGATGCAAGAAGTCGCTAAATTAATCCAACCGCAGGGAATGGATGAAGCCAAAATGGGTTACACTGACGAAAAAATGTTCCAGCAGACAGCTGATATTGCTTTGAAATTTGGAGTGATTAAAGAAGCCGCCAATGTACAAGAAGCATATACAAATGAAATTGTAGATATGGCTAACAAAACACAGTAG
- a CDS encoding ABC transporter permease: protein MEKPSLQNKKLTATYLSDTSSTTLDSFQSQPADQPLHTRNSSKKSFLGGGKVWLPLCLGILFVLLWQIEVFHKIFDLKKYQLPLPSAIASSIQENWSLLLSYTGYTLAEAVLGMIIGSLFGFVIALIATASPRWGAGSLTLVAALNAVPIVALAPIMNLWFGDGIGSRIAIVTATTMAAMALNAYKGMSSVNPLALDLMYSYAANKAKVFRYLRIQNSLPYVFTALKINATASMIGAIVGEFFFSSQGLGYLLSNSIKIAKMPLGWSCIVLAAIAGIIFYMIVERLEKVCIRWHPSQRT, encoded by the coding sequence ATGGAAAAACCATCATTACAAAACAAAAAATTAACAGCTACATATCTATCTGATACTTCTTCTACAACACTGGATTCTTTTCAATCACAACCCGCAGATCAACCTTTGCATACACGAAATAGTTCCAAAAAATCATTTTTAGGTGGTGGAAAAGTATGGCTTCCTCTTTGTTTAGGTATTTTATTCGTGCTGTTATGGCAAATCGAGGTTTTTCACAAGATATTTGATCTTAAAAAATATCAACTTCCTCTTCCGTCTGCGATTGCATCCTCTATACAAGAAAATTGGAGTCTATTGCTATCCTATACAGGATATACATTGGCTGAGGCTGTTTTGGGGATGATCATAGGTTCTTTATTTGGATTTGTGATTGCTCTTATCGCTACGGCTTCTCCACGTTGGGGTGCAGGAAGTCTAACACTCGTAGCCGCTCTCAATGCTGTGCCTATTGTAGCGCTCGCCCCTATTATGAATTTGTGGTTTGGTGACGGTATCGGTTCTCGAATCGCTATCGTCACTGCAACAACGATGGCTGCCATGGCTCTTAATGCTTACAAAGGAATGTCATCTGTGAATCCGTTAGCGCTTGATCTGATGTATTCTTATGCAGCCAATAAAGCAAAAGTATTTCGTTATTTGCGTATCCAAAACAGCTTACCTTATGTATTCACTGCTCTCAAAATCAATGCTACTGCCAGTATGATTGGAGCGATTGTCGGTGAATTTTTCTTCTCTTCGCAAGGACTCGGTTATCTCCTCTCTAACTCGATTAAAATTGCCAAAATGCCTTTGGGCTGGTCATGTATCGTACTTGCTGCTATTGCAGGCATTATATTTTATATGATCGTAGAACGATTAGAAAAAGTATGTATTCGCTGGCATCCTTCTCAGCGTACCTGA
- a CDS encoding ABC transporter permease produces MKGNSLFLRNRLLPAVVWIAVVLVIWELASWAILNIGHLPLAQSKLPYLHKVLATSIQYSGTLIQEGSATFGNAGIGFLLGALAGVILAILMSVSTWIEKLTFPYAIASQMIPVLGLAPIIYGIVRDEYISRIIISGYITFFPVALNMLRGLRSVEPSALELMYSYAAKPWSIYWKLRLPAAIPGLFSGLKIAAPLAVTGAILVELMGAQHGIGVIMLRNLYYGPSHVYMFWSTVFVGALLGILSYWLISLIERIVSPWQPEFRSKGGRS; encoded by the coding sequence ATGAAAGGAAATAGCCTTTTTTTACGCAATCGCCTTTTGCCTGCTGTTGTGTGGATCGCTGTTGTTCTGGTGATCTGGGAGCTTGCATCATGGGCCATTTTAAATATAGGTCATCTTCCTTTGGCTCAATCGAAGCTTCCTTATCTTCATAAAGTACTGGCAACCAGTATTCAATACAGTGGCACATTAATACAAGAAGGAAGTGCAACCTTCGGAAATGCTGGAATTGGATTTCTACTCGGTGCATTAGCAGGGGTGATACTCGCTATATTAATGAGTGTCTCCACCTGGATCGAAAAATTAACTTTTCCTTATGCGATAGCTTCACAAATGATTCCGGTTCTTGGTCTGGCTCCTATTATTTATGGAATTGTACGGGATGAATATATCTCACGCATTATTATCTCGGGATATATTACTTTTTTTCCAGTAGCGCTAAATATGTTACGCGGATTGCGTAGTGTAGAACCTTCAGCGCTGGAATTGATGTATTCCTATGCGGCAAAGCCTTGGAGTATTTATTGGAAGCTACGCTTACCGGCTGCTATCCCTGGACTATTTAGCGGATTAAAAATCGCGGCTCCTCTAGCTGTAACCGGTGCTATTCTCGTTGAACTGATGGGAGCGCAACATGGGATAGGCGTGATTATGCTTCGTAATCTCTATTATGGTCCTTCTCATGTGTATATGTTCTGGTCGACTGTCTTTGTCGGGGCATTGCTTGGCATACTCAGCTATTGGTTGATTAGCTTGATCGAACGTATCGTATCACCGTGGCAGCCGGAATTTCGCTCGAAAGGAGGCCGCTCTTAA
- a CDS encoding ABC transporter ATP-binding protein, with the protein MSLTASTVTHQTHIPEIQLNNIEMRYSTDTADVLALHQVSLDIAKGEFVSLLGPSGCGKTTLLRLMADLIQPTNGTIHVAGKTAKEARLSQKYGIVFQSPVLYDWRKVKQNVALPLELTGVSKSERERKALELLELVGLEKFADQYPWQLSGGMQQRVAIARALAMEPEILLMDEPFSALDEFSRERLNEELLSVWNKIQNTIVFVTHSIPESIFLSDRVFVLSPHPGRLSAVVEIPLPRPRTQEMRNSPEFFELIAQIRDSFEGV; encoded by the coding sequence ATGTCTTTGACTGCTTCGACTGTTACGCATCAAACACACATACCTGAGATTCAGCTAAACAATATTGAAATGCGTTACTCTACAGATACCGCAGATGTACTGGCTCTTCATCAAGTTAGTCTGGATATTGCCAAAGGAGAATTTGTTTCTCTATTAGGGCCTTCTGGTTGTGGCAAAACTACACTACTACGGCTTATGGCTGATCTGATCCAGCCTACTAATGGCACTATTCATGTAGCAGGTAAAACCGCTAAAGAAGCACGATTATCGCAAAAGTATGGCATCGTTTTTCAAAGTCCTGTGTTATACGACTGGCGCAAAGTAAAACAGAATGTCGCTTTGCCACTGGAATTAACAGGCGTTAGTAAAAGTGAACGTGAACGCAAAGCGCTCGAATTATTGGAATTGGTAGGATTAGAAAAATTTGCAGATCAATATCCCTGGCAACTCAGTGGTGGGATGCAGCAACGAGTAGCGATTGCTAGAGCTCTTGCTATGGAGCCTGAGATTCTACTGATGGATGAACCGTTCTCCGCATTGGATGAATTTTCAAGAGAACGATTAAATGAAGAATTATTATCGGTATGGAATAAAATTCAGAATACGATTGTATTTGTCACTCACAGTATTCCAGAATCGATTTTTTTGTCAGACCGGGTATTTGTATTATCTCCGCATCCTGGACGGTTATCTGCTGTGGTGGAGATTCCTTTACCAAGACCACGTACACAGGAAATGCGTAATAGCCCGGAATTTTTTGAATTGATTGCGCAGATTCGCGATAGCTTTGAAGGGGTGTGA